One window from the genome of Sphingomonas lacunae encodes:
- a CDS encoding circularly permuted type 2 ATP-grasp protein: protein MAFDELRDESGAVRPAYAEVARWIEATGLDNLAQRREEAEAIFRRIGITFAVYGEGGDPERLIPFDLIPRVFAASEWAHLDRGIRQRARALNAFIHDVYHRGEIIRAGIIPADLVYSNAAFVPQMLGFDPPGGVYSHIVGIDIVRTGPHDYAVLEDNCRTPSGVSYMLENRAIMQRMFPRLFAGGSVRAVETYPQLLFDTLREVAPPAAKGEPMAVVLTPGPFNSAYYEHSYLADLMGVELVESADLFVDAAGVWMKTTAGPRRVDVIYRRIDDDYLDPLAFRPDSLLGVPGLFHAYRAGQVTIVSAPGAGIADDKAIYVFVPDMIKFYLGEEAILPNVKTWRCALPDERQYVLDNLHELVAKEVHGSGGYGMLIGPKSTKAEVEAYARRIKANPADFIAQPTLDLSTAPTLGDDADLVGRHVDFRPYCLVGKEVRLVPGGLTRVALTPGSLVVNSSQGGGVKDSWVLEG from the coding sequence ATGGCCTTTGACGAGTTGCGCGACGAATCAGGTGCGGTGCGCCCCGCTTATGCGGAGGTCGCCCGCTGGATCGAGGCGACCGGGCTCGATAATTTGGCGCAACGGCGGGAAGAGGCAGAAGCCATCTTCCGACGCATCGGCATTACCTTCGCTGTCTATGGGGAGGGCGGGGACCCGGAGCGGCTGATTCCCTTTGATCTCATTCCCCGAGTCTTTGCCGCCTCCGAATGGGCGCATCTGGATCGCGGTATTCGCCAGAGGGCGCGTGCGCTCAACGCCTTCATCCATGATGTCTATCACCGCGGGGAAATTATCCGCGCCGGCATCATCCCGGCCGACCTTGTCTATTCCAACGCCGCCTTCGTGCCGCAAATGCTGGGTTTTGATCCTCCCGGCGGCGTTTACAGCCATATCGTCGGCATCGACATCGTCCGCACCGGACCACATGATTATGCGGTGCTGGAGGATAATTGCCGTACACCCTCGGGCGTTTCCTACATGCTCGAAAACCGGGCGATCATGCAGCGCATGTTCCCGCGCCTGTTCGCAGGCGGATCGGTCCGCGCGGTCGAAACCTATCCCCAGCTCCTGTTTGATACCCTGCGCGAAGTCGCGCCGCCCGCTGCGAAGGGTGAGCCGATGGCGGTTGTCCTCACACCCGGGCCGTTCAACTCGGCCTATTATGAGCACAGCTATCTCGCTGACCTGATGGGCGTCGAACTGGTCGAGTCGGCTGACCTGTTTGTCGATGCCGCGGGCGTGTGGATGAAAACCACCGCCGGCCCGCGCCGGGTCGATGTCATCTACCGCCGCATAGACGACGACTATCTCGATCCGCTCGCCTTCCGGCCCGACAGCCTGCTTGGCGTCCCCGGCCTGTTCCATGCCTATCGGGCAGGGCAGGTGACCATCGTGTCCGCCCCCGGCGCCGGCATCGCCGATGACAAGGCGATTTATGTCTTCGTCCCCGACATGATCAAATTCTATCTGGGGGAGGAGGCGATCCTGCCCAATGTCAAAACCTGGCGCTGCGCCTTGCCGGACGAGCGCCAATATGTGCTTGATAACCTCCATGAACTGGTAGCCAAGGAGGTCCACGGCTCCGGCGGCTATGGCATGCTGATCGGTCCCAAATCGACCAAGGCCGAGGTCGAGGCCTACGCCCGGCGTATCAAAGCCAACCCGGCCGATTTCATCGCCCAGCCGACGCTTGACCTGTCGACCGCGCCGACGCTGGGTGACGATGCTGACCTGGTCGGCCGCCACGTCGATTTCCGTCCCTATTGCCTGGTTGGCAAGGAAGTGCGTCTGGTTCCGGGAGGCCTCACCCGCGTTGCGCTGACCCCGGGTTCGCTGGTGGTCAATTCGAGCCAGGGTGGCGGGGTCAAGGACAGCTGGGTGCTGGAGGGTTGA
- a CDS encoding proteasome-type protease, whose amino-acid sequence MTYCVAINVEEGLVLLSDTRTNAGVDNISRFRKMFTWELPGERAIALMTAGNLSITQGVITRIQAAIDRTEAGEDIETILNCSTLYRAAEIVGGKMREMMESYGEAISQQGVSAGASIILAGQRKGGRPRIFLIYSAGNFIEATRDTPFLQVGEHKYGKPILDRVIRPDTSLADAINAAVVSMDSTLRSNLSVGMPLDLTVIKRDTYSFHARRRIEAGDPQFAQVSAAWSEALRHAFAELPPFEE is encoded by the coding sequence ATGACCTATTGCGTGGCAATCAACGTGGAAGAAGGACTGGTCCTGCTTTCCGACACGCGGACCAATGCCGGCGTCGATAATATCTCCCGCTTTCGCAAGATGTTCACCTGGGAATTGCCGGGAGAGCGCGCCATCGCGTTGATGACCGCTGGCAATCTCTCCATCACCCAGGGTGTGATTACCCGGATACAGGCCGCGATCGACCGGACGGAGGCTGGCGAAGACATTGAGACCATACTCAATTGCTCCACCCTTTACCGTGCGGCGGAGATTGTCGGCGGCAAGATGCGCGAGATGATGGAAAGCTATGGAGAGGCGATCAGCCAGCAGGGCGTTTCGGCCGGAGCCTCGATCATTCTCGCGGGCCAGCGCAAGGGCGGCCGTCCACGCATCTTCCTCATCTATTCGGCCGGCAATTTCATTGAGGCGACCCGCGACACGCCTTTCCTTCAGGTAGGTGAGCATAAATATGGCAAGCCGATCCTAGACCGGGTGATCCGCCCTGATACGTCGCTCGCCGACGCGATCAACGCCGCGGTCGTCTCAATGGACTCGACCCTGCGCTCAAACTTGTCGGTTGGTATGCCCCTCGATCTGACAGTGATCAAACGCGACACCTACAGCTTCCACGCCCGCCGCCGTATCGAAGCCGGCGACCCCCAGTTCGCCCAGGTCTCGGCCGCCTGGTCCGAAGCCCTCCGCCACGCCTTCGCCGAACTCCCGCCGTTCGAGGAATAG
- a CDS encoding outer membrane protein, whose amino-acid sequence MKQLLVSGILLTAAAMIGAAPAEAHGLTGPADPRPASWAAIMAGYDASELPDKDGPETMAAIAIGHDWQRPGWFFGVEAELGSSHADKTMRDYAAPGDVIRVAYGLDISGGLRVGLPVITNLSAYAKGGYANTRLSVSYQGSGTDLHSFTRPGALDGFYTGAGVELTLSRRWLLRGEYRYANFHDGLYRHQGVLAVGLRF is encoded by the coding sequence GTGAAGCAGCTGCTTGTCTCGGGCATCCTGCTGACTGCCGCCGCAATGATCGGCGCAGCGCCTGCGGAAGCGCACGGTTTGACCGGCCCGGCTGATCCGCGCCCCGCCAGCTGGGCCGCGATCATGGCGGGTTACGATGCCAGCGAACTGCCCGACAAGGACGGCCCGGAGACGATGGCAGCCATCGCCATCGGGCATGACTGGCAGCGTCCGGGCTGGTTTTTCGGTGTTGAGGCGGAACTGGGCAGCTCGCACGCTGACAAAACGATGCGCGACTATGCCGCGCCGGGCGATGTCATCCGCGTGGCCTACGGCCTCGACATCAGCGGCGGCCTGCGCGTCGGCTTGCCGGTCATCACCAACCTGTCGGCCTATGCCAAGGGTGGCTATGCCAACACCCGCCTATCAGTCAGCTATCAGGGCAGCGGCACTGATCTGCACAGCTTCACCAGACCCGGAGCGCTCGACGGTTTTTACACGGGTGCCGGTGTGGAATTGACACTGTCACGCCGCTGGCTGCTGCGCGGTGAGTATCGCTACGCCAATTTCCACGACGGGCTTTACCGCCACCAGGGTGTGTTGGCGGTCGGCTTGCGTTTCTGA
- the serB gene encoding phosphoserine phosphatase SerB encodes MTLIATLVAPHGIAVGDISAACDAVGGTAGPVVDGFAVDIACSGDVGAVRAALEQLAAWDVFVQPATARGRKTLLIADMDSTMITVECIDELADYAGIKPQIAAITERAMQGELDFRSALAERVALLEGLSEEVIALCLAERVRPMPGARELIRTMKAHGTRCVLVSGGFTRFAEPVGELIGFDKAIANVLEIKDGNMTGKVIEPVVDSGTKLATLHAECAALRITPSDVLAIGDGANDVPMIEAAGLGVAYHGHAAAVRAADAAVRHGNLTSLLWAQGIPMEQWSV; translated from the coding sequence ATGACACTCATAGCAACGCTCGTAGCACCGCATGGCATAGCGGTTGGAGACATTTCTGCCGCTTGTGACGCTGTCGGTGGCACGGCAGGTCCCGTGGTTGACGGTTTTGCCGTCGACATTGCCTGTTCGGGCGATGTTGGCGCGGTTCGCGCCGCGCTGGAACAGCTTGCGGCATGGGACGTCTTTGTTCAGCCAGCAACGGCACGTGGGCGCAAAACGTTGCTCATCGCCGACATGGATTCGACGATGATCACCGTCGAGTGCATTGACGAGCTGGCCGATTATGCCGGCATCAAGCCCCAGATCGCCGCGATTACCGAGCGCGCCATGCAGGGCGAACTCGACTTCCGCTCCGCGCTGGCCGAACGCGTGGCGCTGCTTGAGGGCCTGTCGGAAGAGGTCATCGCACTGTGCCTAGCCGAACGCGTCCGGCCGATGCCCGGTGCACGCGAACTCATCCGCACGATGAAGGCGCATGGCACGCGCTGCGTGCTGGTCTCGGGCGGCTTCACCCGCTTTGCCGAACCGGTCGGCGAGTTGATAGGGTTTGATAAGGCAATAGCCAATGTTCTTGAAATTAAAGATGGAAATATGACAGGAAAGGTGATCGAGCCAGTCGTGGACAGTGGCACAAAACTCGCCACCCTCCATGCCGAGTGCGCTGCTCTGCGTATCACCCCGTCGGATGTGCTGGCGATTGGCGATGGTGCCAATGATGTACCAATGATCGAGGCCGCCGGGCTGGGTGTCGCCTATCATGGTCATGCGGCTGCCGTCCGGGCGGCTGACGCGGCTGTCCGTCACGGCAATCTGACCTCGCTGCTCTGGGCACAGGGTATCCCGATGGAGCAATGGAGCGTGTGA
- a CDS encoding alpha-E domain-containing protein: protein MLSRTADGLYWLARYAERADSTGRLLMMGRKLAMLPDGVSGDDWRSVLRVTASESFVTPEADVSEGDAVGILLLDPANPASVRACIDKARANGRAVRTAITLEMWEALNDGWRRLERMPLDKAVRDLAGLVDWSRGYVARFRGAVSTSMLRNEGHDFLRIGSAVERADTTLRLLDVNYHLLLPEGDAIGGHRDHYRWNALLQTLSGLRAYYHVYRDNVRPWHIADFLLTNRVFPRSLAFSVGQMRYHLERLAQEHGRRTDCHRSIELFDDRLARMGDGDIFQYGLHEFVLESQAELNRISREIGEAYHF from the coding sequence ATGCTGAGCCGCACTGCCGATGGCCTATACTGGCTGGCCCGCTACGCCGAACGGGCCGATTCGACCGGTCGCCTCCTGATGATGGGGCGCAAACTCGCCATGTTGCCTGATGGCGTTTCGGGCGATGACTGGCGCTCGGTCCTGCGCGTCACTGCTTCGGAATCCTTTGTCACGCCCGAAGCCGATGTCAGTGAGGGCGATGCCGTCGGCATCCTCCTGCTCGATCCTGCCAATCCCGCCTCGGTCCGGGCTTGTATCGACAAGGCGAGGGCCAATGGCCGCGCCGTTCGCACCGCCATCACGCTGGAAATGTGGGAGGCACTCAACGATGGCTGGCGCCGTCTCGAACGGATGCCGCTCGACAAGGCGGTGCGCGATCTCGCTGGCCTCGTCGATTGGTCACGCGGCTACGTCGCCCGCTTCCGCGGTGCCGTTTCCACCTCGATGCTGCGCAACGAAGGGCATGATTTCCTGCGCATCGGCAGCGCAGTGGAGCGCGCGGACACGACTTTGCGCCTGCTCGACGTCAATTATCACCTGCTGCTGCCCGAAGGGGACGCAATCGGCGGTCACCGTGATCATTACCGCTGGAACGCGCTGCTCCAGACGTTGTCGGGCCTTCGCGCCTATTATCATGTCTATCGCGACAATGTCCGCCCCTGGCACATCGCCGATTTCCTGCTGACCAACCGTGTCTTCCCGCGCAGTCTGGCCTTCAGCGTCGGGCAAATGCGCTATCATCTCGAACGGCTGGCACAGGAACATGGCCGCCGTACGGATTGCCACCGCAGTATCGAATTGTTCGACGACCGCTTGGCGCGCATGGGCGATGGCGACATATTTCAGTACGGGCTTCACGAATTCGTTCTCGAATCGCAGGCCGAACTCAATCGCATTTCGCGTGAAATCGGGGAGGCGTATCATTTCTGA
- a CDS encoding transglutaminase family protein gives MKSGRRIISEARSTPPRRLRLLVSHSTAYHYPMGASRLQLVLRLWPEPHAGQVVRKWQVTVNDEVVQPGARTGHGDRCALWSAAAAPGDVVIAASGIIETEDRSGLVTGLTVRPNPAIFLRETDQTRADKAIRDLAPPPGQDRIPWLHSLMATIKDRLPYVSGATTVETTAMEALKAGGGVCQDHAHLFIAAARAHGVPARYVCGYMLAGEGEQDLHETHAWAEAWVDGLGWTAFDPSTGLCPTERYIRMSTGLDAFDASPIRGHATGGGSVGVHADVRIAPSAGHGTGEGEMEARLRAQQQQSQQQ, from the coding sequence GTGAAATCGGGGAGGCGTATCATTTCTGAAGCCCGCTCCACCCCACCGCGCCGGCTGCGCCTGCTGGTCAGCCACAGCACCGCCTATCATTACCCGATGGGTGCCAGCCGCCTGCAACTCGTCCTGCGCTTGTGGCCGGAACCGCACGCGGGGCAGGTTGTCCGCAAATGGCAGGTAACGGTCAATGACGAGGTGGTTCAGCCCGGCGCGCGCACTGGCCATGGGGACCGTTGCGCCCTGTGGAGCGCGGCCGCCGCACCAGGTGATGTCGTCATTGCCGCCAGTGGCATCATCGAAACAGAGGATCGCAGCGGCCTCGTCACCGGCCTTACCGTCCGCCCCAATCCGGCGATTTTCCTGCGGGAGACGGATCAGACCCGGGCCGACAAGGCCATCCGCGATCTGGCCCCGCCACCGGGGCAGGACCGCATTCCCTGGCTGCACAGTCTGATGGCGACGATCAAGGACCGGCTGCCCTATGTCAGCGGGGCGACAACCGTTGAAACAACCGCAATGGAAGCGCTCAAGGCCGGTGGAGGGGTCTGCCAGGATCATGCCCATCTGTTCATCGCTGCCGCCCGCGCCCACGGTGTGCCGGCCCGCTATGTGTGCGGTTACATGCTGGCCGGTGAAGGTGAGCAGGACCTGCATGAAACCCATGCTTGGGCTGAGGCTTGGGTCGATGGCCTCGGCTGGACTGCCTTTGATCCCTCGACCGGCCTTTGCCCGACAGAACGCTACATTCGCATGTCTACCGGTCTTGATGCATTTGACGCGTCGCCCATTCGTGGCCATGCGACCGGCGGAGGGTCTGTTGGTGTTCACGCCGATGTCCGCATCGCCCCCTCGGCCGGCCATGGCACAGGGGAGGGCGAAATGGAGGCCCGGCTGCGCGCCCAGCAACAGCAGAGCCAGCAGCAATAG
- a CDS encoding tetratricopeptide repeat protein — protein sequence MTRTAFLKLAATGVVAAIGLGAPSAVVMANGGEAPRANPERAARTADRAESALERGRIERAVTLAESAVLLSPNDPAHRSLLGQAYLASGRFQSAAESFDAASQLGAVDSRSIIGHALAMIATDRSAEAVALLDSNAQSLPASDYGLALAMAGQAERGALVLTDVVRAGRSSARDRQNLALAYALSSRWLEARLIAAQDLVPDQVQARMTQWTQLAQADSPAVRVASLIGARPVNDGGMPQQLALRPAAPIAPMLAASDDPAPLALYAPPARGETEELVSAALESGPFTGEVEPAPVAIAQADVPASVAAAPAPVVESNGIVFVSNPVIQPLRSMVAMVAPLANEAPAARPAPAPAARPARTAAAPAVAPAAAPTGPVRTTGWSVQLGAFERLAVAQERWQGLSRRHAAHLAAYDGVSTSATVNGRTVYRLSATGFATRAAAASTCAALVRAGGDCFVRQLPAGENVRWASRQTATRVASR from the coding sequence ATGACCCGCACTGCCTTTCTCAAACTCGCTGCAACAGGTGTCGTTGCTGCCATTGGCCTCGGCGCGCCTTCGGCGGTCGTCATGGCGAACGGTGGCGAAGCGCCGCGTGCGAACCCGGAACGTGCGGCCCGCACTGCCGATCGTGCCGAGAGCGCTCTGGAGCGCGGCCGCATTGAACGGGCGGTGACGCTGGCGGAATCGGCCGTGCTGCTTTCGCCGAATGATCCGGCGCATCGTTCGTTGCTGGGCCAGGCCTATCTGGCTTCAGGCCGATTCCAGTCTGCGGCGGAAAGTTTCGATGCGGCCAGCCAGCTTGGCGCGGTCGATTCGCGCAGCATCATTGGTCATGCCCTGGCCATGATCGCCACGGACCGGTCAGCTGAGGCCGTTGCCTTGCTGGATAGCAACGCCCAGTCGCTGCCGGCTTCGGACTATGGTCTTGCGCTTGCAATGGCCGGTCAGGCAGAGCGCGGCGCGCTTGTCCTTACCGATGTTGTTCGTGCCGGTAGGTCTTCGGCGCGTGACCGCCAGAACCTTGCTCTTGCCTATGCCCTGTCGAGCCGCTGGCTCGAAGCGCGCCTGATTGCCGCACAGGATCTCGTGCCTGATCAGGTCCAGGCCCGCATGACTCAATGGACCCAGCTGGCGCAGGCCGACAGCCCTGCCGTGCGTGTGGCCAGCCTTATTGGCGCGCGTCCGGTCAATGATGGCGGCATGCCCCAGCAATTGGCCCTGCGTCCGGCCGCTCCGATCGCGCCCATGCTTGCAGCCAGTGACGATCCGGCACCGCTCGCTCTCTATGCGCCACCAGCGCGTGGGGAAACCGAAGAACTGGTGTCGGCCGCGCTCGAATCCGGTCCGTTCACTGGTGAGGTCGAGCCCGCTCCTGTTGCCATTGCCCAGGCGGATGTCCCGGCTTCGGTTGCGGCCGCACCTGCTCCGGTTGTCGAAAGCAACGGCATCGTCTTCGTTTCCAATCCGGTGATCCAGCCGCTTCGCAGCATGGTCGCCATGGTTGCGCCGCTGGCCAACGAAGCGCCTGCCGCCCGTCCGGCTCCGGCTCCGGCTGCCCGCCCGGCGCGCACCGCTGCGGCTCCGGCTGTCGCGCCAGCTGCTGCGCCGACCGGTCCGGTTCGCACGACTGGCTGGTCGGTCCAGCTCGGCGCCTTTGAACGCCTCGCCGTTGCACAGGAACGTTGGCAGGGCCTGTCGCGCCGTCATGCCGCGCATCTCGCCGCCTATGATGGCGTCAGCACTTCGGCCACGGTCAATGGCCGCACGGTCTACCGTCTGTCGGCGACCGGCTTTGCCACGCGCGCTGCTGCCGCCAGCACCTGCGCTGCGCTGGTTCGCGCCGGTGGCGATTGCTTTGTCCGTCAGCTTCCGGCGGGAGAGAATGTCCGCTGGGCCTCGCGTCAGACAGCGACCCGCGTGGCCAGCCGCTAA
- a CDS encoding SPOR domain-containing protein → MMVGGTTASADVRAGVTAWEAGDYARAVAEWRPLAVQGDPDAQFNLGQAYKLGRGVPQDFSQAIIWFRSAADQGHLQSEDNLGLVMYEMGQKAEALPWLQRSASRGEPRAQYVLGAELFNGERMSRDWPRAYALMKRASDAGLQRASAALVQMDQHIPLEQRQQGLALAQTMEQSEGQARMAAMTAVPPAPVPARAPTVRPAPVPPSQPGTSYTPPPVGGPVAVAALPPAVPSSRAPTGPLADGDLGPGLSATAGVNVHQGVPPAVRANVRNGTPPGIDPNVSTAVARRTGPATAAHGAWRIQLGAFGDRGRATALWSRVSGRLGDAEPTYVAVGNVTRLQAGPYASRNAAQSACAAVRGLADCIVVSR, encoded by the coding sequence ATGATGGTGGGCGGAACCACGGCATCCGCAGATGTGCGCGCCGGTGTGACTGCATGGGAAGCCGGGGATTATGCACGGGCAGTTGCCGAATGGCGCCCCTTGGCAGTGCAAGGCGACCCTGACGCGCAATTCAATCTGGGCCAAGCCTATAAGCTGGGCCGGGGCGTGCCCCAGGATTTCAGCCAGGCCATCATCTGGTTTCGTTCCGCGGCAGATCAGGGCCACTTGCAGAGCGAGGACAATCTGGGCCTGGTCATGTATGAAATGGGCCAGAAGGCTGAAGCCCTGCCCTGGCTGCAGCGATCAGCCTCACGCGGCGAACCCCGCGCCCAATATGTTCTGGGCGCCGAGCTGTTCAATGGCGAACGCATGTCACGCGACTGGCCCCGCGCCTATGCACTGATGAAGCGCGCCAGCGACGCTGGCTTGCAGCGGGCATCCGCGGCGCTGGTGCAGATGGACCAGCATATTCCGCTGGAACAGCGGCAGCAGGGACTCGCATTGGCGCAGACCATGGAACAGTCGGAAGGGCAGGCTCGCATGGCCGCCATGACCGCAGTCCCCCCGGCACCGGTCCCGGCCCGCGCACCCACTGTCCGACCCGCCCCGGTGCCGCCGTCGCAGCCGGGCACCAGCTATACGCCCCCGCCTGTCGGTGGGCCGGTCGCCGTCGCTGCCTTGCCCCCCGCTGTTCCATCTTCGCGCGCGCCGACCGGCCCGCTGGCCGACGGTGACTTGGGCCCGGGTCTGTCAGCCACCGCCGGCGTCAACGTGCATCAAGGCGTACCTCCGGCAGTTCGTGCCAATGTACGGAATGGCACACCGCCGGGAATCGACCCGAATGTATCGACGGCTGTGGCTCGACGCACGGGACCGGCCACCGCTGCACACGGCGCCTGGCGCATCCAGCTGGGCGCCTTTGGTGATCGTGGCCGAGCCACGGCGCTGTGGTCGCGCGTTTCCGGCCGGCTGGGGGATGCCGAACCAACCTATGTCGCGGTCGGGAACGTCACCAGGTTGCAGGCCGGTCCCTATGCCAGCCGCAACGCGGCGCAGAGCGCTTGTGCCGCCGTCCGCGGACTTGCCGACTGCATCGTGGTCAGCCGCTGA
- the miaA gene encoding tRNA (adenosine(37)-N6)-dimethylallyltransferase MiaA: MSVIRPPKVALIAGPTASGKSALAIALAKSLMAAGREALIVNADASQVYADIPILSAAPTAAEQAAVPHALVGHVDASVNVNAAMWAAEARDAVMTSCAEGVVPIIAGGTGLYIRTLIDGIAPVPDIDPNVRAAVRALPPAEAHARLAPLDPVAAAKLPPTDRTRVQRALEVVLSSGRTLGDWQREMVGGIGGEVSLEPVVLLPPRDWLKARCDQRLDVMMAAGALAEVGRLIARGLDPALPVMRAIGVPELATHLAGEMDLDAAVTQAKIATRQYAKRQYTWLRGQLPQNWQRDGRPLNDSLVDEIVIKLRQRLLTD, translated from the coding sequence ATGAGTGTCATTCGTCCTCCGAAGGTCGCGCTTATCGCGGGACCGACCGCCAGCGGCAAGAGCGCATTGGCAATCGCGCTGGCAAAATCACTGATGGCGGCGGGACGCGAGGCGTTGATCGTCAATGCCGATGCCAGCCAGGTCTATGCCGATATTCCGATCCTGTCGGCCGCGCCAACCGCTGCCGAACAGGCCGCTGTGCCGCATGCGCTGGTCGGACATGTGGATGCGTCGGTCAACGTCAATGCGGCGATGTGGGCAGCGGAGGCGCGCGATGCCGTCATGACGTCATGCGCAGAGGGCGTCGTGCCGATCATCGCGGGCGGCACCGGCCTTTACATCAGGACTCTGATTGATGGCATTGCCCCGGTTCCCGACATTGACCCGAACGTCAGGGCAGCGGTCCGCGCCTTGCCCCCCGCCGAAGCCCATGCCCGGCTGGCACCACTTGACCCCGTAGCGGCGGCTAAGCTGCCGCCGACTGACCGGACCCGGGTGCAGCGGGCGCTGGAGGTGGTGCTGTCCAGCGGGCGTACTCTTGGCGACTGGCAGCGAGAAATGGTCGGAGGGATTGGCGGTGAGGTCAGCCTTGAACCCGTTGTGCTGCTGCCGCCTCGCGACTGGCTCAAGGCGCGTTGCGACCAGCGTCTTGACGTCATGATGGCAGCGGGAGCGCTCGCCGAGGTGGGCAGATTGATAGCACGCGGGCTTGATCCGGCCCTGCCGGTGATGCGAGCGATTGGCGTGCCCGAACTGGCCACGCATTTGGCGGGTGAGATGGATCTCGATGCGGCGGTGACACAGGCCAAGATCGCCACCCGCCAATATGCCAAACGGCAATATACATGGCTGCGCGGCCAGTTGCCGCAGAACTGGCAGCGGGACGGACGACCACTTAATGATTCGCTTGTTGACGAAATTGTAATTAAATTACGTCAAAGGCTGTTGACAGATTAG
- a CDS encoding ParA family protein gives MRVLALASQKGGSGKTTLSGHLAVQAQLAGAGPVVLIDIDPQGSLADWWNERDSEYPAFAQTTVARLASDLEILRQQGFRLAVIDTPPAITMAIQSVISVSELIIVPTRPSPHDLRAVGATVDLCDRAGKPLIFVVNAATPKAKITSEAAVALSQHGTVAPVTLHHRTDYAASMIDGRTVMECDPNGRSAAEIRALWDYVSDRLEKNFRRTVFSAPAMTAQALPGAIRPLGGGFGRRVAN, from the coding sequence TTGCGCGTTCTAGCATTGGCCTCGCAAAAGGGTGGATCGGGCAAGACGACCCTCTCCGGGCATCTGGCCGTTCAGGCGCAACTGGCGGGTGCCGGCCCGGTGGTGCTTATCGATATTGATCCCCAGGGCAGCCTTGCCGACTGGTGGAATGAACGCGACAGCGAATATCCCGCCTTTGCCCAGACAACCGTCGCGCGCCTTGCATCGGATCTTGAGATACTCCGCCAACAGGGCTTCCGCCTCGCCGTGATCGATACACCGCCGGCAATTACCATGGCCATCCAGAGCGTGATTTCGGTGTCCGAACTTATCATCGTGCCGACCCGGCCCAGCCCACATGACTTGCGGGCTGTTGGCGCGACAGTTGACCTGTGCGACCGCGCTGGCAAACCCTTGATCTTCGTTGTCAATGCCGCAACGCCAAAGGCCAAGATCACGAGCGAGGCCGCCGTCGCCTTGTCACAACATGGCACGGTTGCTCCAGTCACACTGCACCACCGCACCGATTATGCCGCGTCGATGATCGATGGGCGCACCGTCATGGAATGCGATCCCAATGGCCGTTCTGCAGCAGAAATCAGGGCGCTGTGGGACTATGTTTCCGACCGTCTGGAAAAGAACTTCCGTCGGACAGTGTTTTCCGCACCCGCAATGACCGCCCAGGCCTTGCCGGGTGCGATTCGTCCGCTTGGTGGTGGCTTTGGCCGCCGCGTCGCGAATTGA
- the trxB gene encoding thioredoxin-disulfide reductase encodes MPTTHETRMLIIGSGPAGLTAAIYAARAGMTPIVVQGMQPGGQLTITTDVENYPGFRDVVQGPWLMEEMQAQAEHVGTRMIWDQIVDIDLTNRPFRAVGDGGDVYIADTLVIATGAQAKWLGAPGEQELGGKGVSACATCDGFFYRGKKVVVIGGGNTAVEEALYLTNHSDDVTLIHRRDSLRCEKILADRLFANPKISVLWNKAVERFVAGEGTAGLVGVDLVDTVTGDKSHVATDGAFVAIGHKPSTELFVGKLPMDANGYLVVEPGTPKTSVPGVFAAGDVADHVYRQAVTAAGMGCMAALDAERFLAASEFAATSA; translated from the coding sequence ATGCCGACCACCCACGAAACCCGCATGCTCATCATCGGCTCTGGCCCGGCTGGCCTCACCGCCGCCATTTATGCGGCGCGTGCCGGCATGACGCCGATTGTCGTGCAGGGCATGCAACCGGGTGGTCAGCTCACCATCACCACCGATGTCGAAAACTACCCCGGTTTCCGCGACGTGGTGCAGGGACCATGGCTGATGGAGGAGATGCAGGCGCAGGCCGAGCATGTCGGCACGCGCATGATTTGGGACCAGATTGTCGATATCGACCTCACCAACCGCCCGTTTCGCGCCGTTGGTGATGGCGGCGATGTCTATATTGCCGACACGCTTGTCATCGCCACCGGCGCACAGGCCAAATGGCTTGGCGCTCCGGGGGAACAGGAATTGGGCGGCAAGGGCGTTTCCGCCTGCGCTACCTGCGACGGCTTTTTCTATCGCGGCAAGAAAGTCGTCGTCATCGGCGGCGGCAATACTGCGGTTGAGGAGGCTCTCTACCTCACCAACCACAGCGATGACGTGACCCTGATCCACCGCCGCGATTCGCTGCGCTGCGAAAAGATCCTCGCCGACCGCCTTTTCGCCAACCCGAAGATTTCGGTGCTGTGGAACAAGGCTGTCGAACGCTTTGTCGCTGGTGAGGGCACGGCCGGTCTGGTCGGTGTGGACCTTGTTGACACGGTCACCGGGGACAAGAGCCACGTCGCGACTGACGGTGCCTTTGTCGCCATCGGCCACAAGCCGTCGACCGAATTGTTCGTCGGCAAACTGCCGATGGATGCCAATGGCTATCTGGTCGTGGAGCCGGGTACGCCGAAAACTTCGGTGCCCGGTGTCTTTGCCGCCGGTGACGTCGCCGATCATGTCTATCGCCAGGCAGTGACGGCGGCCGGTATGGGCTGCATGGCTGCGCTCGATGCCGAGCGTTTCCTTGCCGCCAGCGAGTTCGCCGCAACGTCCGCCTGA